In Mus caroli chromosome 9, CAROLI_EIJ_v1.1, whole genome shotgun sequence, a single window of DNA contains:
- the Tmod3 gene encoding tropomodulin-3 — MALPFRKDLGDYKDLDEDELLGKLSESELKQLETVLDDLDPENALLPAGFRQKNQTSKSATGPFDRERLLSYLEKQALEHKDREDYVPYTGEKKGKIFIPKQKPVQTFTEETLSLDPELEEALTSASDTELCDLAAILGMHNLIADTPFCDVLGSSNGVNQEHFPNVVKGEKILPVFDEPPNPTNVEESLKRIRENDARLVEVNLNNIKNIPIPTLKDFAKTLEANTHVKHFSLAATRSNDPVAVAFADMLKVNKTLKSLNMESNFITGTGVLALIDALRDNETLMELKIDNQRQQLGTSVELEMAKMLEENTNILKFGYQFTQQGPRTRAANAITKNNDLVRKRRIEGDHQ, encoded by the exons ATGGCACTGCCGTTCCGGAAGGACTTGGGGGACTACAAGGACTTGGATGAGGACGAGCTCCTTGGCAAGCTGTCGGAATCAGAGCTGAAACAGCTCGAGACTGTCCTGGATGATCTTGACCCCGAG AATGCCCTTCTGCCTGCAGGGTTTCGGCAGAAGAACCAGACATCAAAGTCTGCCACGGGACCCTTTGATAGAGAACGGCTCCTTTCTTACCTAGAGAAGCAAGCATTGGAGCACAAAGATCGGGAAGACTATGTGCCCTACACCGGAGAGAAGAAAG ggaAAATTTTTATCCCCAAACAGAAGCCAGTGCAGACTTTTACAGAAGAAACTCTATCCCTCGATCCAGAGTTAGAAGAAGCTTTGACAAGTGCTTCAGACACAGAACTGTGTGACCTTGCAG CTATTCTTGGGATGCACAATCTGATTGCAGACACACCGTTCTGTGATGTGCTGGGAAGTAGTAATGGTGTCAACCAAGAACATTTTCCCA ATGTGGTTAAAGGGGAAAAGATTCTTCCAGTGTTTGATGAGCCACCAAATCCAACCAACGTTGAAGAGAGTTTAAAGAGAATTAGGGAAAATGATGCCCGTCTTGTTGAAGTTAATTTGAATAATATAAAA AATATCCCAATCCCAACTCTAAAAGATTTTGCGAAGACTTTGGAAGCCAACACGCATGTGAAACATTTTAGTCTCGCGGCCACCAGGAGCAATGACCCCGTGGCTGTT GCTTTTGCAGATATGCTGAAAGTGAACAAAACTTTGAAGAGCTTAAATATGGAGTCCAACTTCATCACAGGCACAGGAGTTTTAGCACTGATTGATGCTTTGAGAGATAATGAGACCCTGATGGAGCTCAAGATTGACAATCAG aGACAGCAGTTGGGCACCTCAGTAGAATTAGAAATGGCCAAGATGCTTGAGGAAAATACAAATATCCTTAAATTTGGATATCAGTTCACGCAGCAGGGACCCCGAACCAGGGCGGCCAATGCGATAACGAAGAACAATGACTTAG TGCGCAAGAGGCGAATTGAAGGAGACCACCAGTAA